The Gemmatimonadaceae bacterium DNA segment ATCGGGATCGCCGCACTCTCCCTTGGCATCGCCGAAGGGGCGTTCGAGCAGTCGCTGAAATACGCCTCCGAGCGGCGGCAGTTCGGACGTGCCATAGCGAACTTCCAGGGCATTCAGTTTCAGCTGTCGGACATGGCAACCGAGATCGAGGCGGGCAAGCACCTCATGTATCACGCCGCATGGCTCGCACAGCACAAGCGCCCGTTCGGCAAGGAAGCGGCGATCGCCAAGCTCTTTTGTTCCGAGCTCGCGATGCGAACGACCATCAAGGCCATTCAGATACACGGCGGCTACGGATACACCAAGGATTATCCGGTCGAGCGGATGATGCGCGACGCGAAGATCTGCGAGATCGGCGAAGGAACGTCGGAGATTCAGCGGGTGGTCATCGCCCGGCACCTGCTGCGGGGGCTTCTGGATTGACCTACTCCGAAATCGCAAAGAAACTCCGGCTCCCGCTCGGCTTCATCTTCGGGATCGCTTATCTCATATTGGCGCGCCCGACCCCGCTGACGCTTGCCGTCGGCGGGGCGATTGCGCTCGTCGGCGTCGTCGTCAGAGCGTGGGCGTCCGGTCACATCTCGAAGAATCAGCGTCTCGCCGTAACCGGCCCGTACGCACACACGCGGAACCCGCTTTATTTCGGAAGCTTTCTGATCGGAGCCGGATTCGCGGTCGCAGCGCACTGGGCCCTGCTTCTTGTAGTGATCGCATTCTGGGCTCTGGTGTACGCGCCTACGATGGAGCGGGAGCGGAAGAACATCCGCGAGCGCTTTCCGGACGCTTACGACCGGTATTCCGCGAATGTCCCCGTTTTCGTCCCGCGAGTCACTCCGTGGAAGGACGGAGAAACCGAGGATGAGGGATTCAGCGGATCTCTATATATGAAGCATGGTGAATGGAAGGCGGGAATCACATACCTTCTGGTTATGGGGTGGCTCGTTTTCAGGATGACACGCGGCTTGTAAGTCGTTGTCACTATTGCAAGAAGCGCTCTGATGCCAGTACATTCTGGCATACGACTTTAGCTCCGCCGGGATGGGGGTGTGTGCGCGACTCGCGCCACCCGGCAACATCATCGGCGGGCGCAGACCAATCGGTTCTTCGTACAATCAGGCGTCGCGTCACAGCGCGCCCACACAATAAGGAACATCCGCCAACCGCCTGTGGACGCCGAGTCGCCGTCCGCAGGTGCCTGGCGGTTAACGATGAAAAGAGAACTCCTCATCAACGCCGGCCTGCGCGAGACGCGGGTGGCGATTCTGGAGGACGGGAAGCTCGTGGAGCTTCTCGTTGACCGTCCAGACAACCGCCGCATGGTCGGCGACATCTATCTTGGAAGGGTCGAGGCCGTCCTCCCGGGCATTCAGGCCGCCTTCGTAGACATCGGTACTGAAAAGAGTGCCTTTCTACACGCATCGGACTTGGTCAGGGAATCCGCCGAAGAGGCGGAGGACGACGACGAGGAGGACGATGACGAGGACCCGGCCGAAGACGTTCCAGCCGGACCAAAGAGCAACGGATCTGGGCAGAACGGCGGTGGGGGCGGACGCAGGCGAGGCAGGAACGATGCGCCTCCGATCCAGGACGCACTGAAGCGCGGCCAGGAGATCATGGTCCAGATCTCGAAGGAGCCCATCTCCACCAAGGGGCCCCGCGTCACCGCCCAGATCTCCCTTGCCGGTCGGTTCCTCGTCTACATCCCCGATTCGTCCCGTGTCGGCGTGAGCCGGAAGATTGCGGCAGGCGCGGAGCGGTCGCGCCTCAAGGAGCAGGTCAGCGCCATTCTGCCCGACAAGTCCGGTGGAGTGATTGTGCGCACTGTGAGCGAGGACGTCACCCCCGAGGCGCTCAAGCGAGACCTCGACACGCTCATGGCGCAGTGGAAGAAGATCACGCGAAAGAGCCAGTTTACCCGCGCTCCCGCGCTCCTGCATCGTGAGTCGGGTCTCACGCGTGGTCTCGTCCGGGATCTGTTCAGCACCAAAGTGGACAGTCTGACGATCGATTCCAAGCCGGTCTTCAACGAGGTGAACGAATACCTCAAGACAGTCGCTCCGGAGCTCATCCCGCGCGTCAAGCTTCACGAGGAGAGAATCCCGCTTTTCGACACCGCGGGAATCGAGGCCGAAATCCGGGAGACGTTCAAGCGGCGCTGCGAC contains these protein-coding regions:
- a CDS encoding isoprenylcysteine carboxylmethyltransferase family protein, encoding MTYSEIAKKLRLPLGFIFGIAYLILARPTPLTLAVGGAIALVGVVVRAWASGHISKNQRLAVTGPYAHTRNPLYFGSFLIGAGFAVAAHWALLLVVIAFWALVYAPTMERERKNIRERFPDAYDRYSANVPVFVPRVTPWKDGETEDEGFSGSLYMKHGEWKAGITYLLVMGWLVFRMTRGL
- a CDS encoding Rne/Rng family ribonuclease produces the protein MKRELLINAGLRETRVAILEDGKLVELLVDRPDNRRMVGDIYLGRVEAVLPGIQAAFVDIGTEKSAFLHASDLVRESAEEAEDDDEEDDDEDPAEDVPAGPKSNGSGQNGGGGGRRRGRNDAPPIQDALKRGQEIMVQISKEPISTKGPRVTAQISLAGRFLVYIPDSSRVGVSRKIAAGAERSRLKEQVSAILPDKSGGVIVRTVSEDVTPEALKRDLDTLMAQWKKITRKSQFTRAPALLHRESGLTRGLVRDLFSTKVDSLTIDSKPVFNEVNEYLKTVAPELIPRVKLHEERIPLFDTAGIEAEIRETFKRRCDLPSGGYLIVEPTEALVSIDVNSGRYTGKKDPEKTVLKTNMEAAAEIARQLRLRDVGGIIVCDFIDMETKQSRDKVLQELRTHLGRDRARTKAFAVSDLGLIEMTRQRVRQSHYQSMTEPCPTCTGTGRVFTPETIVRRMERSVRRMVVEGRRDNLLVKLHPDVAMYVLEQERELVQRLQKAASFSLELRDDPLLKPDEFKLVVKAQGRDVTQQYAVA